A stretch of the Longimicrobiaceae bacterium genome encodes the following:
- the larC gene encoding nickel pincer cofactor biosynthesis protein LarC — MRGLIFDPFSGISGDMTVAALLDVGLPLEWLQDFVAGLELGDIRVGRERVDRKGIACTRLLLELPHEHAHRHLHHVVKIIEGTGAPAHVKERSVHAFTLLADAEAGVHGSTRERVHFHEVGALDAIVDILCSVAGAAELGVERFYTRPVTLGRGWVDMAHGHFPVPPPAVLKLLGGVPVRDPGFEGECTTPTGAALIQALTGGAEPPAVFTPLADGFGAGTRDPQDRPNCLRVIVIEDGEGQGEAMVVVQCDVDDLSPEYVPPLVDAVLAAGAADCTATPLLMKKGRPGVRVEAVTAPAKLEAVRAAMFQAGSSIGVRFWNVRRETLPRRTETVTWRGEEVRVKRSALPGGGERAKPEFEDVARAAARLGITPLAAYRAMLADGVAAEG, encoded by the coding sequence TTGCGCGGCCTGATCTTCGACCCGTTCAGCGGGATCAGCGGCGACATGACCGTCGCCGCGCTGCTCGACGTGGGGCTTCCCCTCGAGTGGCTGCAGGACTTCGTGGCGGGCCTGGAGCTGGGCGACATCCGCGTCGGCAGGGAGCGCGTGGACCGCAAGGGCATCGCGTGCACCCGGCTGCTGCTGGAGCTCCCGCACGAGCACGCGCACCGCCACCTGCACCACGTGGTCAAGATCATCGAGGGCACGGGAGCACCGGCGCACGTGAAGGAACGGTCGGTCCATGCGTTCACGCTTCTTGCTGACGCCGAGGCCGGCGTTCACGGCAGCACCCGCGAGCGCGTCCACTTCCACGAGGTGGGCGCGCTGGACGCCATCGTCGACATCCTGTGCTCGGTGGCGGGCGCGGCGGAGCTGGGCGTGGAGCGCTTCTACACGCGGCCCGTCACGCTGGGGCGCGGCTGGGTGGACATGGCGCACGGGCACTTTCCCGTGCCGCCGCCCGCGGTGCTCAAGCTGCTGGGCGGCGTTCCCGTGCGCGACCCGGGCTTCGAGGGCGAGTGCACCACGCCCACCGGAGCCGCGCTGATCCAGGCGCTCACCGGCGGCGCGGAGCCGCCCGCCGTGTTCACCCCGCTGGCAGACGGCTTCGGCGCGGGCACGCGCGACCCGCAGGACCGGCCCAACTGCCTGCGCGTCATCGTGATCGAGGACGGCGAGGGGCAGGGCGAGGCGATGGTGGTGGTGCAGTGCGACGTGGACGACCTTTCGCCGGAGTACGTGCCGCCGCTGGTGGACGCGGTGCTGGCCGCCGGCGCGGCGGACTGCACGGCCACGCCGCTGCTGATGAAGAAGGGCCGCCCCGGCGTGCGCGTGGAGGCCGTGACGGCGCCCGCGAAGCTGGAGGCGGTGCGCGCCGCGATGTTCCAGGCGGGCTCGTCCATCGGGGTGCGCTTCTGGAACGTGCGCCGCGAGACGCTGCCACGGCGCACCGAAACCGTGACGTGGCGCGGCGAAGAGGTCCGCGTGAAGCGCTCGGCCCTGCCCGGCGGGGGCGAGCGCGCCAAGCCCGAGTTCGAAGACGTGGCGCGCGCCGCGGCCCGGC
- a CDS encoding DinB family protein codes for MDVLDRLLAHDAWTTRQVLDRARELSADELEENLGIGPGGVRPTLDHVIWNMEAWRDALEGQPLRERPAGDDALSLDCLSARLAAAETALASTARRIRDEGRADEPWTDPRTGKRTEVTLGGVLAHVVTHGMHHRAQVFYMLRRHGLTALPEGDVLSWEEHFRSGDA; via the coding sequence ATGGACGTCCTCGACCGTCTGCTGGCGCACGACGCGTGGACCACGCGCCAGGTGCTGGACCGCGCCCGCGAGCTTTCCGCCGATGAGCTGGAGGAGAATCTCGGTATCGGCCCCGGCGGCGTGCGGCCCACGCTGGACCACGTGATCTGGAACATGGAGGCGTGGCGCGACGCGCTGGAAGGCCAGCCGCTCCGCGAGCGCCCGGCCGGCGACGACGCCCTGTCGCTCGACTGCCTCTCCGCCCGCCTCGCCGCCGCGGAGACCGCGCTCGCGTCCACCGCCCGCCGCATCCGGGACGAGGGGCGGGCCGACGAGCCGTGGACGGACCCGCGCACCGGCAAGCGCACCGAGGTCACGCTGGGCGGCGTCCTCGCCCACGTGGTCACTCACGGCATGCACCACCGCGCGCAGGTCTTCTACATGCTGCGCCGCCACGGCCTCACCGCCCTGCCGGAGGGCGACGTGCTGAGCTGGGAAGAGCACTTCCGCTCGGGAGACGCGTAG
- the purH gene encoding bifunctional phosphoribosylaminoimidazolecarboxamide formyltransferase/IMP cyclohydrolase, giving the protein MPRALLSVSDKTGLLDFARALHERGWTLLSTGGTARGLRDAGLPVTEVSEVTGHPEMMDGRVKTLHPAVHAGLLGRRGHAEDAAQMAEQGYENIDLVAVNLYPFRETIARPGVTLADAIENIDIGGPSMLRSAAKNHESVWVVVDPADYARVLESLDAPGDAGLAVRRELATKVFAHTSAYDGAIAEYLSSAAESAVAVGDAKPSADAGFPADVRLSLTKVQDLRYGENPDQPAAFYAERGGEGGLPQMRQLHGKELSFNNLIDVDAAVLAISAWAGEELAACAIIKHTTPCGIAVGGDVAEAYRKALMTDPTSAFGSVIAFSAPVSEQAAVLLRPNFVEAIVAPSFSERALALLSEKKNLRLIELPVGAAPADEVDWKRVRGGFVAQRRLAMRFPEDGWRVVTDRAPTEAEWADLRFAWRAVATVKSNAILIAREGMALGIGAGQMSRVDSSRIAVMKARDNGFDLAGAALASDAFFPFRDGVDAAAEAGIRAIIQPGGSVRDEETIAAANEHGAAMVFTGRRLFRH; this is encoded by the coding sequence CGACAAGACTGGCCTGCTGGACTTCGCGCGCGCGCTGCACGAGCGTGGGTGGACGCTGCTCTCCACCGGCGGCACGGCGCGCGGGCTGCGCGACGCAGGACTGCCCGTCACCGAGGTGAGCGAGGTCACCGGCCATCCGGAGATGATGGACGGCCGCGTGAAGACGCTGCATCCCGCCGTGCACGCGGGCCTCCTCGGCAGACGCGGTCACGCGGAAGACGCCGCGCAGATGGCCGAGCAGGGCTACGAGAACATCGACCTCGTCGCGGTGAACCTCTACCCGTTCCGCGAGACCATCGCGCGGCCGGGCGTCACGCTGGCGGATGCGATCGAGAACATCGACATCGGCGGGCCGTCCATGCTGCGGTCGGCCGCGAAGAACCACGAGAGCGTGTGGGTCGTGGTCGATCCCGCGGACTACGCGCGCGTGCTCGAATCGCTGGACGCGCCGGGAGATGCGGGTCTCGCAGTGCGCCGCGAGCTGGCGACCAAGGTCTTCGCGCACACCTCCGCCTACGACGGCGCCATCGCCGAATACCTGTCTTCCGCTGCCGAAAGCGCTGTGGCTGTGGGAGATGCGAAGCCTTCGGCGGATGCGGGCTTCCCGGCGGACGTGAGGCTGTCGCTCACGAAGGTGCAGGATCTTCGATACGGCGAAAATCCTGACCAGCCGGCGGCATTCTACGCGGAGCGGGGTGGGGAAGGCGGGCTTCCGCAGATGCGCCAGCTGCACGGCAAGGAGCTGTCGTTCAACAACTTGATCGATGTGGATGCGGCGGTGCTCGCCATATCGGCGTGGGCGGGCGAGGAGTTGGCGGCGTGCGCGATCATCAAGCACACCACGCCGTGCGGCATCGCCGTGGGCGGCGACGTGGCGGAGGCGTACCGGAAGGCTCTGATGACGGACCCCACCAGCGCGTTCGGCTCGGTGATCGCGTTCAGCGCGCCGGTGAGCGAGCAGGCGGCGGTGCTGCTGCGGCCCAACTTCGTGGAGGCCATCGTGGCGCCGTCGTTCAGCGAACGCGCGCTGGCGCTGCTTTCCGAGAAGAAGAACCTTCGCCTAATCGAGCTTCCGGTGGGCGCCGCGCCGGCGGACGAGGTGGACTGGAAGCGCGTCCGCGGCGGCTTCGTCGCCCAGCGCCGCCTGGCGATGCGCTTCCCGGAAGACGGCTGGCGCGTCGTCACGGACCGAGCGCCGACGGAGGCGGAGTGGGCGGATCTGCGGTTCGCGTGGCGCGCCGTGGCGACGGTGAAGTCCAATGCGATCCTCATCGCCCGCGAGGGCATGGCGCTCGGCATCGGCGCGGGGCAGATGAGCCGCGTGGACTCGTCGCGGATCGCGGTGATGAAGGCGCGCGACAACGGCTTCGACCTCGCCGGTGCGGCGCTCGCATCGGACGCGTTCTTCCCGTTCCGCGACGGTGTGGACGCCGCGGCGGAGGCGGGCATCCGCGCCATCATCCAGCCCGGCGGCTCCGTGCGCGACGAGGAGACGATCGCAGCCGCCAACGAGCACGGCGCCGCGATGGTCTTCACCGGCCGCCGCCTCTTCCGTCACTAG